A stretch of Imperialibacter roseus DNA encodes these proteins:
- a CDS encoding NADPH-dependent FMN reductase has product MTNPITIIVGTNREPANSRHIAQQYLEILASKGALASIIDLAGLPEDFVFSALYKNNGKNEAFNRFRKQMKESQKFVFLVPEYNGSYPGVLKAFIDGMEYPGTFRGKKAALVGLSSGGQGGGLAVSHFTDVLNYCGTHVLAFKPKMPFIEKHLEGQKITNNVYLRDLELQAEQLIGF; this is encoded by the coding sequence TTGACCAACCCCATCACCATTATCGTCGGCACCAACAGGGAGCCCGCCAACTCCAGGCACATTGCCCAGCAGTATCTGGAGATACTTGCCTCCAAAGGTGCATTGGCATCCATCATCGATCTTGCTGGCCTGCCCGAAGACTTTGTATTTTCGGCTTTATACAAAAACAATGGCAAAAATGAAGCCTTTAACCGCTTCCGGAAGCAAATGAAGGAGTCGCAGAAGTTTGTGTTCCTGGTGCCGGAATACAACGGCTCTTACCCTGGGGTGCTTAAAGCCTTTATTGACGGCATGGAGTACCCTGGCACCTTCAGAGGGAAAAAGGCGGCCCTGGTTGGCCTCAGCTCCGGCGGACAGGGTGGCGGACTGGCTGTGTCACACTTCACCGATGTGCTCAACTACTGTGGCACTCATGTGCTGGCGTTTAAACCTAAGATGCCGTTTATAGAAAAGCACCTGGAAGGGCAGAAGATAACGAATAATGTTTACCTGAGGGACCTGGAACTGCAGGCCGAACAGTTGATTGGGTTTTGA
- the ftsZ gene encoding cell division protein FtsZ: MTGNAYKFDLPQHHKSIIKVIGVGGGGSNAVNHMFNQGIKDVEFVICNTDSQALNSSPVPIKLQIGANLTSGLGAGANPEKGKNAALESKEDIRELLSEDTRMIFITAGMGGGTGTGAAPVIAKVARELDILTVGIVTAPFAFEGKKKTQQAEEGIRALKENCDTVLVILNDKLREIYGNQSISEAFSKADNVLTTAAKGIAEIITVPGYVNVDFEDVKTVMKNSGAAVMGSAVTSGDNRAIRAAEEAISSPLLNNTNILGAQKILLSIISGEQAELQMDELTAITEYMQEAAGDDAEVIFGHGVDPELGDCIRVTIIATGFDQASISKILEEKSEKKIHDLERAKQINLFEQQPKKPERPITEPVIKKLKDEIRQEDEAEAEERSYVFDFKKKDTPPSTPKKKDDDDKGLFEFGEEYEVVEGSDLDPGDAFLEELEGSAHQMSKKIELMEQARERERKLANLKSPSTLDSDSFKEKLEVPAYMRKKVKLQDVPHSSERKISKFNLNDDNQILGNNRFLHDNVD; this comes from the coding sequence ATGACAGGAAACGCATACAAGTTCGATCTACCCCAGCATCATAAGTCGATCATTAAGGTGATCGGCGTTGGGGGCGGTGGCAGCAACGCTGTCAACCACATGTTTAACCAGGGTATCAAAGACGTCGAGTTCGTCATTTGTAATACCGACTCTCAGGCGCTCAATAGCAGTCCTGTACCCATCAAGCTGCAAATAGGTGCCAACCTGACCAGTGGTCTTGGAGCAGGTGCTAACCCCGAAAAGGGAAAGAACGCAGCGCTGGAGAGTAAAGAAGATATTCGGGAGCTCTTGAGTGAGGACACCCGCATGATATTTATCACCGCAGGCATGGGCGGTGGCACAGGCACTGGTGCGGCTCCCGTTATCGCCAAAGTGGCCCGTGAACTGGACATCCTCACTGTAGGTATCGTCACGGCTCCCTTTGCTTTCGAAGGCAAAAAGAAGACGCAGCAAGCTGAAGAGGGAATCAGAGCGCTGAAGGAGAACTGCGACACCGTACTGGTGATCCTCAACGACAAGCTGAGGGAGATTTACGGCAATCAGTCCATTTCTGAAGCTTTCTCCAAAGCCGACAATGTGTTGACCACTGCTGCCAAAGGCATTGCGGAAATTATCACTGTGCCGGGCTATGTGAACGTCGATTTTGAAGATGTGAAGACGGTGATGAAGAACAGTGGAGCCGCTGTTATGGGGTCGGCTGTGACCAGTGGCGACAACCGAGCTATTCGTGCGGCTGAGGAAGCCATTTCGTCGCCGCTGCTCAACAATACCAATATTCTTGGTGCACAGAAGATTTTGCTTTCCATCATTTCTGGCGAGCAGGCTGAGCTGCAAATGGATGAGTTAACTGCCATTACCGAATACATGCAGGAAGCCGCCGGCGACGACGCTGAAGTGATCTTTGGCCACGGTGTCGACCCTGAGCTGGGCGACTGCATCAGGGTCACCATCATTGCCACAGGCTTTGACCAGGCGTCTATTTCAAAAATACTTGAGGAGAAGTCAGAGAAAAAAATACACGATCTGGAGAGAGCCAAACAGATTAACCTTTTTGAGCAGCAACCTAAAAAGCCTGAAAGGCCAATCACCGAACCGGTCATCAAGAAGCTGAAAGATGAAATAAGACAAGAGGACGAAGCTGAAGCCGAAGAAAGGTCTTATGTTTTTGACTTCAAGAAGAAGGACACTCCTCCGTCAACTCCTAAGAAGAAGGACGACGATGATAAAGGGCTGTTCGAATTCGGAGAAGAGTACGAGGTAGTGGAAGGCAGCGACCTTGACCCGGGCGATGCCTTTCTTGAGGAGCTGGAAGGTTCAGCCCATCAAATGAGTAAGAAAATAGAGCTGATGGAGCAGGCAAGGGAAAGAGAGCGCAAGCTCGCTAACCTGAAGAGCCCATCTACTTTGGATAGTGATTCTTTCAAAGAGAAGCTGGAAGTGCCGGCTTACATGAGGAAGAAAGTTAAACTGCAGGATGTACCCCATTCATCTGAAAGGAAGATTTCGAAGTTCAATCTGAATGACGACAATCAGATATTGGGCAACAATCGCTTCCTGCACGATAACGTGGACTAG
- a CDS encoding PorP/SprF family type IX secretion system membrane protein — protein MHISIRHFERLFLFLTFSFFGWSLSAQNLFFNQYHFSPLAANPGQAGTLQDAWVGINYRSVPLQLGEKFITTQASALYPVGIGNHRLVFSGSFFSDRVTEFFNTTGGSLGAALSIALSERSELSFGTQAVVFGNSLTGDISTDSQFINGIFDPTAPTGELIGSKSGQVISASSGLYWQVRDYDGRGKGFAGISLFNFTNPEMSYSDQISQKLPTTYKATLGYEILKHGKFAILPTAQGIIGNGKKLLQTGSLFTYDLAGNGAKQIGLGGWYSTSELAVFSVQYQQPEVKAAVSFDVPVSNAYGGAVGSPLEIAIFYRIFKKNKREAAPMVVQTAVPVAAAQPMAADGATEMTAEADSKTQVEEQPVKGTERLVQKELASAPLTPEEERIIDENVRFKLDSDILDEPSQEYLAQVVAIFQQHANLHIQLTGHTCNTGSRDVNQNLSIKRAESVKAYLVNKGLGEDRITVDGKGETQPLTDNSSEALRQLNRRVEIKIVEESK, from the coding sequence ATGCACATCTCAATTAGACACTTCGAAAGACTTTTCTTGTTCCTTACCTTCTCATTTTTCGGGTGGAGCCTTTCTGCTCAGAACTTGTTCTTCAATCAATACCATTTTAGCCCTTTGGCTGCCAACCCCGGTCAGGCTGGCACATTGCAAGATGCCTGGGTCGGCATCAACTACCGCAGTGTGCCCCTTCAACTGGGCGAGAAATTTATTACTACCCAGGCTTCAGCGCTATACCCTGTAGGAATTGGCAATCACAGGCTGGTATTCTCCGGAAGTTTTTTCAGCGACCGGGTGACTGAATTCTTCAACACCACCGGAGGCTCTTTGGGGGCTGCCCTGAGCATTGCACTAAGCGAGCGAAGTGAGCTAAGCTTTGGCACACAAGCCGTCGTGTTTGGCAATAGTTTGACTGGCGATATTTCAACAGATAGTCAATTTATCAATGGCATATTTGACCCGACTGCGCCAACTGGTGAATTGATAGGTAGCAAAAGTGGTCAGGTAATTTCAGCCAGTAGCGGGCTCTATTGGCAGGTGCGGGACTATGACGGCCGTGGGAAAGGTTTTGCAGGCATCTCTCTTTTTAACTTCACGAACCCTGAAATGTCGTACTCCGACCAAATAAGTCAAAAACTGCCCACCACTTATAAAGCCACGCTGGGCTACGAAATTTTAAAACATGGCAAGTTTGCCATTTTACCTACAGCGCAGGGCATTATTGGCAATGGAAAGAAACTGCTACAGACAGGCAGCTTGTTCACTTACGACCTTGCAGGCAATGGCGCTAAGCAGATTGGGCTAGGTGGGTGGTATAGCACCAGCGAGCTAGCGGTGTTTTCGGTGCAGTACCAGCAGCCAGAGGTAAAAGCCGCCGTGAGCTTCGATGTGCCTGTAAGCAATGCCTATGGTGGTGCTGTGGGGAGTCCACTTGAAATAGCCATTTTCTATCGGATTTTTAAGAAGAATAAACGGGAAGCTGCTCCCATGGTGGTACAAACGGCAGTGCCTGTGGCAGCCGCACAACCCATGGCTGCCGATGGGGCTACAGAAATGACGGCAGAGGCGGATTCGAAAACCCAGGTTGAGGAGCAACCAGTAAAAGGAACCGAACGGCTAGTACAAAAAGAACTGGCGTCAGCTCCGCTAACCCCCGAAGAAGAAAGGATCATAGACGAGAATGTGCGGTTCAAATTGGACAGTGACATACTCGATGAGCCATCACAGGAATACCTTGCCCAGGTGGTAGCAATATTCCAACAACACGCAAATCTCCACATCCAATTGACAGGCCACACCTGCAACACTGGCAGCCGGGACGTAAACCAAAACCTGTCGATAAAGCGGGCCGAAAGCGTGAAAGCCTATTTGGTAAATAAAGGCCTTGGTGAGGACAGGATAACGGTCGACGGAAAAGGTGAAACCCAGCCTTTGACAGACAATTCTTCAGAAGCACTCAGGCAACTTAACAGAAGAGTAGAAATTAAGATAGTGGAAGAAAGCAAATGA
- a CDS encoding response regulator transcription factor, which translates to MMSLKNLRAVVADDHPLLLQGLEDTLKKGGVNVVGAASDGSTALKLITDYHPDVAVLDIEMPYLTGFAVAEECRKKGLLTKVIILSYHKEAEFIVQAKSLHIAGYLLKEDTNLEIFKCIEKVMQGEFYYSPSILHKDLNTANTSLEKLELLSPSERKILKLIASQLSSQAIADKLHVSERTIEKHRSNIIGKLALSGHANSLSLWAVEQKAVIMSF; encoded by the coding sequence ATGATGAGTTTGAAGAACCTGAGAGCGGTGGTGGCCGATGATCACCCATTGTTATTGCAAGGACTTGAAGACACCTTGAAAAAGGGAGGGGTCAACGTGGTCGGTGCCGCCAGCGACGGGAGCACGGCGTTGAAGTTGATTACTGATTACCATCCCGATGTAGCGGTATTGGATATTGAGATGCCCTACCTTACCGGGTTTGCCGTGGCCGAAGAATGCAGAAAAAAGGGCTTACTTACGAAGGTTATTATTCTTTCTTATCACAAGGAGGCGGAATTTATCGTGCAGGCTAAAAGTCTTCACATTGCGGGGTACCTGCTGAAGGAAGATACCAATTTGGAAATTTTCAAATGTATCGAAAAGGTGATGCAAGGTGAGTTTTACTATAGCCCCTCTATACTCCACAAGGATCTGAACACAGCGAATACAAGTCTCGAAAAACTTGAGTTACTCTCACCCTCGGAGAGGAAAATATTGAAACTAATAGCCAGCCAACTCAGTTCCCAGGCCATTGCGGATAAATTGCATGTTTCGGAACGCACCATCGAAAAGCACAGAAGTAATATCATTGGGAAGCTGGCTTTGTCGGGGCATGCCAATAGTCTTTCCCTGTGGGCAGTAGAGCAAAAAGCAGTGATCATGAGCTTTTAA
- a CDS encoding tetratricopeptide repeat-containing sensor histidine kinase, whose product MVKSSPGIVGYIVFPFLLLLINGRLLSQEVTTSKIDALKSQLPSAGVMDKIRLLNEICDEFENFIPDSSLNYATRALMLSEQAASKEGMITSLNNIGHYYDIKADSERSLEYFHKSISIAREIGNKQLEAYCLNFIARVQFSLVNYPGAIDYYLQSLVLREQLGDSLGIALIHGNLGNLYRTTKDYKSAEKHLLKALELNISFGDTSRFLSDYLNLGVLSHNMNKLGKAREYDEQGVFFAEKTNNLNALSIILGNYAMVFADQGDFPKALDYLGRSLKLKEEVIRKPASTVHAYAKYQQLYLDYDFYQKSIDSGEKAMEFLVRYPNRDMEQKVLKRLAEAHSALGYYKEGYEYMLKSEAVKDSVFNKEKSRQVKQLNAIYETTKKDLKITQQEGEIKLISAASLFKTRLAWAIAIGMLLLFGSVYLYRSRKYALNANAMQERFSRQLLSSHEEERKRISRDLHDSVGQSLILIKNKVTLNQDDTTATMVSKALEEVRTISKALHPAVLDRLGLTASIKKLVNDVDEVTDIFFTEEIDTIDNIFSREHELQIYRIVQEALNNMIKHAQTESAIVRVTLEARKVIVTVQDYGVGFDLTEKPETIHSLGMKTLKERTQMVGGKILIESTKGKGTSVTLVINKPA is encoded by the coding sequence ATGGTAAAAAGCTCACCAGGAATTGTAGGATATATTGTGTTTCCGTTTTTGCTGTTGTTGATCAATGGTCGTCTGCTGTCACAGGAAGTAACGACGAGTAAAATAGATGCTTTAAAAAGTCAGCTACCGTCGGCTGGCGTGATGGATAAAATCCGATTGCTCAATGAAATTTGTGATGAGTTTGAAAATTTCATACCCGACTCTTCCCTCAACTACGCCACCAGGGCATTGATGTTAAGCGAACAAGCAGCATCCAAAGAGGGCATGATCACTAGCTTAAATAATATTGGCCACTATTATGATATCAAAGCGGATTCTGAGAGGAGTCTTGAATATTTTCACAAATCCATTTCAATCGCCAGAGAAATTGGCAACAAGCAACTGGAAGCTTATTGCCTTAACTTCATTGCAAGGGTTCAATTCTCCCTGGTTAACTACCCAGGTGCTATCGATTATTACTTGCAATCCTTAGTGTTGCGAGAGCAGCTGGGCGATTCATTGGGCATTGCCTTGATCCATGGCAACCTGGGCAATTTATATCGGACTACCAAAGATTATAAAAGTGCCGAAAAGCACTTGCTCAAAGCCCTCGAACTCAACATTTCGTTTGGTGATACTTCTCGTTTTCTCAGCGATTACCTCAATTTGGGTGTATTGAGCCACAACATGAACAAACTCGGCAAGGCCCGGGAGTACGATGAACAGGGAGTTTTCTTCGCAGAGAAGACAAATAACCTCAACGCACTCTCTATCATACTGGGGAATTATGCTATGGTTTTTGCCGATCAAGGTGATTTCCCCAAAGCACTTGATTACCTGGGCAGGTCTTTGAAACTGAAAGAAGAGGTGATCAGGAAACCGGCCTCCACCGTCCACGCCTATGCCAAGTACCAGCAGCTTTATCTGGACTATGACTTCTATCAAAAGTCTATCGATAGTGGGGAAAAAGCTATGGAGTTTCTTGTCAGGTATCCAAACAGGGACATGGAGCAAAAAGTATTGAAACGGTTGGCTGAGGCCCACTCGGCGCTAGGTTATTACAAGGAAGGGTATGAGTATATGCTCAAATCTGAGGCGGTGAAAGATTCGGTATTCAACAAAGAAAAGTCTCGACAGGTGAAGCAGCTGAACGCCATCTACGAAACCACCAAAAAGGATTTGAAGATTACCCAACAGGAAGGGGAGATTAAACTTATTTCAGCTGCTAGCCTTTTCAAAACAAGATTAGCCTGGGCAATAGCCATAGGCATGTTGCTATTATTCGGCAGTGTTTATCTGTATCGCTCCAGAAAATATGCGTTGAACGCTAATGCGATGCAGGAGCGCTTTTCCCGCCAGTTGCTTTCTTCTCACGAAGAAGAGCGAAAGAGAATCTCCAGGGATCTCCACGACTCTGTAGGCCAAAGTCTGATTCTGATCAAAAACAAGGTGACTTTGAATCAGGACGATACGACGGCTACCATGGTAAGCAAGGCCCTGGAGGAGGTGAGAACCATTTCCAAAGCGTTGCACCCTGCTGTGCTCGACAGGTTGGGGCTTACTGCCAGCATCAAAAAGCTGGTGAACGATGTGGACGAAGTAACAGACATATTCTTTACTGAGGAAATTGACACGATTGACAATATCTTTTCCCGGGAACACGAACTTCAGATTTACCGCATAGTGCAAGAGGCGCTCAACAATATGATCAAGCATGCTCAAACCGAATCTGCGATTGTTCGTGTTACCCTGGAGGCGAGAAAAGTAATCGTAACGGTGCAGGACTATGGTGTTGGTTTTGATCTGACCGAAAAGCCAGAGACCATCCATAGTTTGGGAATGAAAACCCTGAAGGAAAGAACTCAGATGGTCGGAGGTAAAATTCTTATCGAGTCGACAAAAGGAAAGGGTACCAGTGTTACTTTAGTGATTAATAAGCCAGCATAG
- a CDS encoding Ig-like domain-containing protein, with amino-acid sequence MGLIGREIKEYTLAMPWDVSTASYAGDAESLSISSQESTPTSLAFSSDGTKIFVIGYNGDNINEYALTIAWDVSTASYAGDTERFSVAAQESTPVSLAFSSEGTKMFVMGNDVQDINEYTLTTAWDVSTASYAGDGERFSVAAQESEARSLAFIGDGTKMFVVGVAGDDINEYNLTTSWDVSTATYAGNVERLSVLSQPVSLAFSADGTQMYVMNINSRNINQYSLAAPVITQAVANQAINDNETISLFAAITVADPNGDNVSATITLDDNAKGALTGTGLAGTGPYTLTSTDAASLQASLHALVFNPADNRVAFGNTETTTFTLAISDGSFSDTDSRTTVVASPIAPTIVWSSLASSPTNVFTITATFSEPVTGFTIGDLTVGNGTASDFVAISTSVYTATITPAADGTVTVDAAAGVAQDPGGVDNIAASQFSITADVAVPAITISSPVADPTNVAFTATFTFSEEVAGFDVADITVGNGTAESFTFTNASVYTAEITPTTDGTVTVDVAANVAQDAATNGNTAATQFSLEADFIAPTVTITSPAADPTNGAFAATFTFSEDVTGFDVADLNVGNGTAGSFAATGASVYTAEITPSADGTVTIDVRANVAQDAATNGNTAAAHFSVAADLTAPTLTITSPIANPTNGAFTATFTFSEDVTGFDVADINVGNGTAGSFAATSASVYTAEITPTTDGTVTVDVAANIAQDAATNGNTVATQFSVEADFTAPTITVTSLVANPAMGAFTATFTFSEDVTGFELMDITVSNGTAGNFAVISSSVYTAEITPTADGTITIDVAANAAEDAAINGNQAAARFSMLFDGTNPTVTITSSLSVSTKVNPIPVTITFNEEVTDFTVSDIAIGNGSVANFSTSDNIVFTANIIPVTDGDITVDIAYATAQDLAGNSNTAATTFSIAYDSQIDQIICQNITVELDANGTAPLQVDQIDNGSLDSFGIASRSINITSFNCSDVGDNNVTLTITDNNGNLGTCEAVVTVEDAMVPTVLTQDITVALDVNGQASVTPADIDNGSTDNCGIATLVLDVSSFDIPTTESTTVTLTVTDVNGNSAAATAIVTFSKVAQSIVFDPIADKKVGQDPVVLEATGGGSGLPVTFSIVTEPSSGVASLVNGAIIIEGTGSIVVTASQAGNDIFQAAEEVSQSFAILSSELFLPTLFTPNNDQANDRFILRGGGSVANIELQIFDREGNPVFNSQSTTELFQSGWDGTNEGKEQPQGAYVWVIKGTFQDGSTLLINGKDTGIIRLAR; translated from the coding sequence ATGGGTCTTATAGGAAGGGAAATCAAAGAATATACCCTAGCCATGCCTTGGGATGTTTCCACGGCCAGCTATGCTGGAGATGCCGAAAGCCTTTCGATATCATCACAAGAAAGCACTCCTACCTCTTTGGCCTTTAGTTCAGACGGTACCAAGATATTTGTCATAGGCTATAATGGAGATAATATCAACGAATATGCCCTGACCATCGCCTGGGATGTTTCCACCGCTAGCTATGCAGGGGATACCGAACGCTTTTCGGTTGCCGCACAAGAAAGCACTCCCGTGTCTCTGGCCTTTAGTTCAGAAGGTACTAAAATGTTTGTGATGGGTAATGATGTGCAAGATATCAACGAATATACCTTGACCACTGCCTGGGATGTGTCTACGGCTAGCTATGCTGGTGATGGCGAGCGTTTTTCGGTGGCAGCACAAGAATCCGAAGCTCGATCTCTGGCTTTTATTGGTGATGGTACCAAAATGTTTGTGGTGGGAGTTGCGGGAGATGATATCAACGAATATAACCTAACCACCTCCTGGGACGTGTCCACTGCTACTTACGCTGGAAATGTAGAGCGCCTTTCGGTGTTAAGCCAACCTGTATCATTGGCCTTTAGTGCGGATGGCACTCAAATGTATGTAATGAATATAAACTCAAGGAATATTAACCAATACTCGCTTGCAGCCCCTGTAATTACTCAAGCGGTGGCGAATCAGGCCATAAATGATAATGAGACCATTAGCCTATTTGCAGCCATCACCGTGGCAGACCCTAATGGAGACAATGTCTCCGCCACCATTACTTTAGATGACAATGCCAAAGGTGCTTTAACCGGAACAGGCCTTGCCGGAACAGGCCCCTACACCTTGACCAGTACCGATGCGGCCAGTTTGCAGGCAAGTCTCCATGCATTGGTATTTAATCCGGCAGATAACCGGGTGGCTTTTGGAAATACTGAAACTACCACCTTTACTTTGGCCATTAGTGATGGCTCATTTAGCGATACCGACAGCAGGACAACAGTGGTGGCAAGCCCCATAGCGCCTACCATTGTTTGGAGTAGTCTGGCGAGTTCGCCAACCAATGTTTTTACTATTACAGCCACTTTTAGTGAACCTGTTACAGGGTTTACCATAGGAGACCTGACAGTGGGTAATGGAACAGCTAGTGATTTTGTAGCCATCAGTACCAGTGTTTATACTGCTACAATAACACCTGCTGCCGATGGAACCGTAACTGTTGATGCAGCAGCAGGTGTTGCTCAGGATCCTGGTGGAGTAGACAATATTGCAGCCTCCCAGTTTAGTATTACTGCAGACGTAGCAGTTCCTGCAATCACCATTTCCAGCCCTGTAGCTGACCCAACCAATGTTGCATTTACAGCCACTTTCACCTTCTCTGAAGAGGTTGCTGGTTTTGATGTTGCCGACATCACCGTGGGCAATGGAACGGCAGAAAGTTTTACATTCACGAATGCTTCGGTATACACCGCTGAAATTACCCCAACAACTGATGGAACCGTTACTGTTGATGTAGCGGCCAACGTGGCCCAGGATGCGGCCACCAATGGCAACACCGCCGCTACCCAGTTCAGCCTGGAAGCAGATTTTATTGCTCCAACTGTAACGATTACCAGCCCGGCAGCTGACCCAACCAACGGTGCATTTGCAGCCACTTTCACTTTCTCCGAAGATGTTACTGGTTTTGATGTTGCCGACCTTAATGTAGGCAATGGAACGGCAGGAAGTTTTGCTGCCACGGGCGCCTCAGTATATACAGCTGAAATTACCCCATCGGCTGACGGAACAGTGACCATTGATGTGCGGGCCAATGTGGCGCAAGATGCTGCTACCAATGGCAATACAGCAGCTGCTCATTTTAGTGTGGCGGCAGATTTAACTGCTCCAACCCTAACGATCACAAGCCCTATAGCGAACCCAACCAATGGTGCCTTTACAGCTACCTTCACTTTCTCTGAAGATGTCACTGGGTTTGATGTTGCTGACATTAATGTAGGCAATGGAACCGCTGGAAGTTTTGCAGCCACTAGTGCTTCGGTATACACCGCTGAAATTACCCCAACAACTGATGGAACCGTTACGGTTGATGTAGCGGCCAACATAGCTCAAGATGCCGCAACCAATGGCAATACAGTGGCCACGCAGTTTAGTGTAGAAGCAGATTTTACTGCTCCAACCATAACAGTCACAAGTCTGGTAGCAAATCCTGCCATGGGAGCATTTACAGCCACTTTCACTTTCTCCGAAGATGTCACAGGCTTTGAGCTAATGGACATCACCGTGAGCAACGGAACGGCAGGAAATTTTGCAGTAATTAGTTCCTCTGTATACACCGCTGAAATTACCCCAACGGCTGATGGAACCATAACCATTGATGTAGCAGCCAACGCAGCAGAAGATGCCGCTATTAATGGCAATCAGGCCGCTGCACGATTTAGCATGCTATTTGATGGTACAAACCCAACGGTAACAATAACCAGTAGCTTAAGTGTTTCAACGAAAGTGAATCCCATTCCCGTGACCATCACCTTTAACGAAGAAGTAACGGATTTCACAGTGAGTGATATAGCTATTGGGAATGGTAGTGTTGCAAATTTTTCAACTTCTGATAATATCGTTTTCACGGCTAATATTATTCCTGTCACTGATGGAGATATAACAGTTGATATTGCCTATGCAACCGCTCAGGATCTTGCTGGAAATAGCAATACAGCTGCCACAACTTTCAGCATCGCTTATGATAGCCAGATTGACCAGATCATCTGTCAGAACATCACCGTAGAGCTCGATGCTAACGGAACGGCTCCCCTTCAAGTGGACCAGATTGACAATGGTTCGTTAGACAGCTTTGGCATTGCCTCCCGCTCTATAAACATCACTTCTTTTAATTGTAGTGATGTGGGTGATAACAATGTCACCCTTACCATCACCGATAACAATGGTAATCTAGGTACTTGTGAGGCTGTAGTTACTGTAGAAGATGCTATGGTCCCTACGGTTCTTACTCAAGATATTACTGTGGCACTGGATGTCAACGGCCAGGCCTCCGTTACTCCAGCTGATATTGATAATGGCAGCACGGACAATTGCGGAATAGCTACGCTGGTATTGGATGTGTCTTCTTTTGATATCCCTACCACAGAATCCACGACCGTAACACTAACCGTTACTGATGTTAATGGCAATAGTGCCGCTGCCACCGCCATAGTCACATTTAGTAAGGTGGCTCAAAGCATTGTATTTGATCCAATAGCAGATAAAAAAGTAGGGCAGGATCCCGTAGTACTTGAAGCTACCGGAGGTGGATCAGGATTGCCTGTAACCTTTTCGATAGTAACGGAACCCTCATCGGGAGTAGCTTCACTAGTTAATGGCGCCATCATTATAGAGGGTACCGGTTCGATAGTCGTTACTGCCAGTCAGGCGGGCAATGACATTTTTCAGGCAGCAGAAGAGGTATCCCAATCCTTTGCCATTTTGTCCAGCGAATTGTTTCTACCCACCCTATTCACACCCAATAATGACCAAGCCAACGATCGCTTCATTTTACGTGGCGGAGGAAGCGTAGCCAACATTGAGCTTCAAATATTTGATCGGGAAGGTAATCCTGTATTTAACTCACAAAGCACCACGGAGCTTTTCCAGTCCGGATGGGATGGAACAAATGAGGGCAAAGAACAACCGCAAGGGGCTTATGTCTGGGTAATCAAAGGTACTTTTCAGGATGGCAGCACGCTATTAATCAATGGCAAGGATACTGGTATTATCAGGCTAGCACGGTAA